DNA from Cutibacterium acnes:
ATGTCCGACACACCGTTCGGCGACGCCGACCACCCTCGTCCCGCGCCGATCCATCCGGATGCTGTATTGCCCCCGCCGATGAGTTCACAGTCGGCTGATAATGATCCCACTGAGGCCCTCAATGAAGCTTGGACCAACATCCTTACGAAGGTTTCGAAACCTAATCGCGCGTGGTTATCCAACACTACCCCGGTGACGATGCACTCTTCTACGGCGATGGTTGCCGTTCCCAACGAATTTGCCCGTGACCGTCTTGAATCAAAGATGCGTTACGAACTAGAAGAACTCCTCTCTGACCATTTTCACAAAGCCATCCACCTAGCCATCACCATCGATCCCGATCTGGAATTGGCTCTTGGTGCTCCTGACCATGAGGACGAGGAAGAAGAGGTTCCACCTGCCCAGTTCGTCCCCAAGGTCACCGTCGGAGTCACTGAACCCTCTGCTCGGCCCACCACCACTATCGACGATGACGAAGGCAACCGACTCAACCCGAAGTACACCTTCGATTCCTTCGTCATCGGTGCATCTAATCGGTTTGCTCACGCCGCCGCAGTCGCGGTTGCCGAGGCCCCTGGAAAGTCGTACAACCCGCTGCTTATCTATGGCGGCTCTGGGCTAGGGAAAACCCACCTGCTGCATGCCATCGGGCGTTACGTCATGTCGTATTACGACAACGTCAAAGTGAAGTACGTCTCTACCGAGGAACTCACCAACGACTTCATCAACGCCATCGGCACCAACCGCACCACGGAGTTCCGTCGCTCTTACCGCGATGTTGACGTCC
Protein-coding regions in this window:
- the dnaA gene encoding chromosomal replication initiator protein DnaA: MSDTPFGDADHPRPAPIHPDAVLPPPMSSQSADNDPTEALNEAWTNILTKVSKPNRAWLSNTTPVTMHSSTAMVAVPNEFARDRLESKMRYELEELLSDHFHKAIHLAITIDPDLELALGAPDHEDEEEEVPPAQFVPKVTVGVTEPSARPTTTIDDDEGNRLNPKYTFDSFVIGASNRFAHAAAVAVAEAPGKSYNPLLIYGGSGLGKTHLLHAIGRYVMSYYDNVKVKYVSTEELTNDFINAIGTNRTTEFRRSYRDVDVLLVDDIQFLQSKIQTQEEFFHTFNTLHNAQKQIVMTSDRPPKLLEALEPRLRSRFEWGLLTDIQPPDLETRIAILRRKVAAEKITVEPDVLEFIASRIQTNIRELEGALIRVTAFASLNQQPVDISLAEVVLKDLIPEGRETPVTPERIIAETADYFDISADDLLGTSRAQTLVTARQIAMYLCRELTDLSLPKIGAEFGGKDHTTVMHADRKIRALMGEQRQIFNQVSEITNRIKQY